Proteins co-encoded in one Vicinamibacteria bacterium genomic window:
- the gnd gene encoding decarboxylating 6-phosphogluconate dehydrogenase, with the protein MEIGMIGLGRMGANMVRRLLQGGHQCVIFDVSPKAVQELVEEKAVGSSSLADFAKKMTRPRAVWLMVPAAVVDKTIEDLVPHLERDDILIDGGNSYYVDDIRRAKELAPQGIHYVDVGTSGGVWGLERGYCMMIGGESDVVEHLDPIFRRLAPGSGDLARTPGRERVGGTAEQGYLHCGPNGAGHFVKMVHNGIEYGIMAAYAEGMGILRSANVGKGKHDIDAETTPLRDPEHYQYDLNLPDIAEVWRRGSVIASWLLDLTAAALIRDPGLEKFEGRVSDSGEGRWTIKAAIDQAVPAHVLSAALYERFSSRGEAVFADKLLSAMRYEFGGHREKSAK; encoded by the coding sequence ATGGAAATCGGAATGATTGGTCTCGGCCGAATGGGCGCCAACATGGTGCGGCGGCTGCTCCAGGGCGGCCACCAGTGCGTGATCTTCGATGTTTCGCCGAAAGCGGTGCAGGAGTTGGTCGAGGAGAAAGCCGTTGGCTCCTCCTCGCTCGCAGACTTCGCGAAGAAAATGACCAGGCCTCGGGCGGTGTGGTTGATGGTTCCCGCGGCGGTGGTGGACAAGACGATCGAGGACCTAGTCCCCCACCTCGAACGCGATGACATTCTCATCGATGGCGGCAATTCTTATTATGTGGACGACATCCGGCGCGCCAAGGAGCTCGCGCCCCAAGGAATCCACTATGTCGACGTCGGCACCAGCGGTGGAGTCTGGGGCTTGGAGCGAGGCTACTGCATGATGATTGGCGGTGAAAGCGACGTGGTCGAGCACCTCGATCCAATCTTTCGGCGGCTCGCTCCCGGCTCGGGCGACTTAGCGCGTACACCGGGCCGCGAACGTGTCGGCGGCACCGCCGAACAGGGTTACCTGCACTGCGGCCCAAATGGCGCCGGCCACTTCGTCAAAATGGTCCACAATGGCATCGAGTACGGGATCATGGCCGCCTACGCCGAGGGAATGGGGATCCTGCGGTCCGCCAACGTCGGCAAGGGAAAGCACGATATCGACGCCGAGACGACGCCATTGCGTGATCCGGAGCACTATCAGTACGACCTGAATTTGCCGGACATCGCCGAGGTGTGGCGGCGCGGCAGCGTGATCGCTTCCTGGCTCCTGGACCTGACCGCAGCGGCCCTGATTCGGGATCCCGGCCTCGAGAAGTTCGAGGGCCGGGTATCGGACTCTGGTGAGGGTCGCTGGACGATCAAGGCGGCGATCGACCAGGCCGTGCCGGCGCACGTCTTGAGTGCAGCGCTCTATGAGCGGTTCAGCTCCCGGGGCGAGGCAGTTTTCGCGGATAAGCTGCTCTCGGCGATGCGTTATGAGTTCGGCGGACATCGGGAAAAATCAGCAAAGTGA
- a CDS encoding DUF1428 domain-containing protein yields MRYVDAFVLPVSKKNLPAYRRLSTKAGKVFREHGALEYKECVGDDLFVKGMLPFPKKIRLKRGETVVFSWIGYKSRAQRDRVNKKVMNDARLAEMLDPKAMPFDVKRMLYGGFKVFVDV; encoded by the coding sequence ATGCGCTACGTCGATGCATTCGTTCTGCCCGTGTCCAAAAAGAATCTGCCAGCTTATCGGCGTCTATCCACGAAGGCGGGCAAGGTTTTTCGCGAGCACGGCGCTCTCGAGTATAAGGAGTGCGTGGGTGACGATCTGTTCGTGAAGGGCATGCTTCCGTTTCCCAAGAAGATCCGACTGAAGCGCGGAGAGACCGTGGTGTTCTCCTGGATCGGGTACAAGTCGAGGGCGCAACGAGACCGGGTCAACAAGAAGGTCATGAACGATGCGCGCCTGGCCGAGATGCTGGATCCGAAAGCCATGCCGTTCGACGTGAAACGCATGCTCTACGGCGGGTTCAAGGTCTTCGTCGACGTCTGA
- a CDS encoding cyclic 2,3-diphosphoglycerate synthase, with protein sequence MSERQTTDKRRVLILGAAGRDFHDFNTCFRNDPRFEVVAFTAAQIPDIVGRRYPPSLGGELYPDGIPIHSEDELETLITQRHVRQCVLSYSDLRHDEVMTIASRVLASGADFALLGPESTMLHSNRPVVAVCAVRTGCGKSQTCRYVADVLRASDLQVVVVRHPMPYGDLDQMRVQRFATMEDLDAEGDNITIEEREEYEPHIAEGTIVYAGVDYGEILARAEEEADVIMWDGGNNDLPFFNPSLWITLADPHRAGHELAYHPGETNFRSADIILINKAENAPPGAVEIIRGNAAKVNPHAKVICARSKVTAEHPERIRGKRVLLIEDGPTLTHGGMPYGAGKVAAEQYGAAEIVDPRPHALGSLKDVFSRFPHLTLELPAMGYYPEQIEELERTIAAVDCDTVVVATPIDLRHLIDIRQDSTRIRYDLEDLPGPTLRGEIEAFVANL encoded by the coding sequence ATGAGTGAGCGACAAACCACCGACAAACGGCGCGTTCTCATCCTCGGAGCGGCGGGGCGCGATTTCCACGACTTCAACACCTGTTTTCGTAACGATCCTCGCTTCGAGGTGGTGGCATTCACTGCGGCGCAGATCCCCGACATCGTCGGCCGGCGCTACCCTCCTTCGCTTGGCGGGGAGCTCTATCCCGACGGCATCCCGATTCACTCCGAGGACGAGCTCGAAACGCTGATCACCCAGCGCCACGTTCGACAATGCGTCCTCTCCTACAGCGACCTGAGACACGACGAGGTCATGACGATCGCGAGCCGGGTGCTCGCGTCGGGCGCCGACTTCGCCCTGCTCGGACCCGAGAGCACCATGCTGCACTCGAACCGTCCCGTAGTCGCCGTTTGCGCGGTCCGCACCGGCTGCGGCAAGAGCCAGACGTGCCGCTACGTGGCCGACGTGCTTCGCGCATCGGATCTCCAGGTGGTGGTGGTCCGGCATCCGATGCCCTACGGCGATCTCGACCAAATGCGGGTGCAGCGCTTCGCAACGATGGAAGATCTCGACGCCGAGGGCGACAACATCACCATCGAGGAGCGCGAGGAGTACGAGCCGCACATCGCTGAGGGCACCATCGTCTACGCGGGCGTGGACTACGGAGAGATTCTCGCGCGGGCGGAAGAAGAGGCCGACGTCATTATGTGGGACGGTGGGAACAACGACTTGCCGTTTTTCAATCCGTCTCTCTGGATCACCCTCGCCGATCCTCATCGAGCCGGCCACGAGCTCGCCTACCATCCGGGCGAGACGAATTTCCGCTCGGCCGACATCATCCTCATCAACAAGGCGGAGAATGCGCCGCCGGGCGCGGTGGAGATAATCCGCGGAAACGCCGCCAAGGTCAATCCGCACGCGAAAGTGATCTGCGCCCGCTCGAAAGTGACCGCCGAGCATCCCGAGCGCATCCGGGGCAAACGGGTTCTCCTCATCGAGGACGGGCCGACTCTCACCCACGGCGGTATGCCTTACGGAGCCGGCAAAGTCGCGGCCGAGCAATACGGCGCCGCCGAGATCGTGGACCCCCGCCCCCATGCCCTGGGCTCGCTGAAGGACGTCTTTTCCCGGTTTCCTCATCTCACTCTGGAGCTCCCCGCGATGGGCTACTACCCTGAGCAGATCGAAGAGCTCGAGCGCACCATCGCCGCAGTCGATTGCGATACGGTGGTCGTTGCGACCCCGATCGATCTCCGGCATCTCATCGACATCCGGCAAGACTCAACCCGGATCCGCTACGATCTCGAGGATCTCCCGGGCCCCACGCTTCGAGGCGAGATCGAAGCCTTCGTGGCCAACCTGTAG
- the arcC gene encoding carbamate kinase, whose translation MRVVVALGGNALLKRGEAMTAANQRDNVRVAAQALAPLAERHALVVSHGNGPQVGLLALQAEAYRPVEPYPLDVLGAESEGMIGYLIEQELGSLLPGRPLATVLTMVEVDAHDPAFDEPSKPIGPVYDDREAKRIRAEGRWALAHDGEHWRRVVASPLPRRILEIQAIQWLLEKSVTVICAGGGGIPTVRREDGRLEGVEAVIDKDRASALLASQLDVEVLILATDVDAVYADWREPRARPLRHVTPSELSSLKLDAGSMGPKVEAACGFVEGRPARRAVIGALAEVEAMLEGSAGTQISASP comes from the coding sequence ATGCGCGTGGTGGTCGCTTTGGGAGGAAACGCGCTACTGAAGCGTGGCGAAGCCATGACGGCGGCCAACCAACGAGACAACGTCCGGGTCGCCGCGCAGGCGCTCGCGCCCCTGGCCGAACGGCATGCGCTGGTCGTCTCGCACGGAAACGGTCCTCAGGTGGGCCTTCTCGCGCTCCAGGCCGAAGCCTACCGGCCCGTCGAGCCCTATCCGCTCGACGTTCTCGGCGCCGAAAGCGAAGGCATGATCGGCTATCTCATCGAGCAAGAGCTCGGGAGCCTGCTTCCGGGACGTCCCCTGGCGACGGTTCTGACCATGGTGGAAGTCGACGCACACGATCCCGCGTTCGACGAGCCCTCGAAGCCGATCGGTCCCGTGTATGACGACCGGGAAGCGAAGCGCATCCGTGCGGAGGGACGTTGGGCTCTAGCGCACGACGGCGAGCATTGGCGCCGGGTGGTCGCGTCGCCGCTCCCTCGACGTATTCTCGAGATCCAGGCGATCCAGTGGCTCCTGGAAAAGAGCGTCACCGTCATCTGCGCGGGTGGCGGCGGGATTCCCACCGTGCGACGGGAGGACGGCCGTCTCGAAGGCGTCGAGGCCGTGATCGACAAAGACCGGGCGAGCGCTTTACTAGCGTCACAGCTCGACGTCGAGGTTCTGATTCTGGCAACCGACGTCGATGCGGTCTACGCTGATTGGCGGGAGCCGCGCGCTCGGCCCCTCCGTCACGTCACCCCGTCGGAGCTCTCCTCCTTGAAGCTCGATGCCGGCTCGATGGGTCCGAAGGTGGAGGCCGCGTGTGGATTCGTCGAGGGAAGGCCCGCGCGGCGGGCCGTAATCGGGGCGCTCGCCGAAGTGGAAGCTATGTTGGAGGGAAGCGCGGGCACGCAAATCTCGGCGAGTCCGTAA
- a CDS encoding ABC transporter ATP-binding protein — protein MEEPQKPESPSEAVLRARGLSKVYRMGDVDVVALRSLDLDLYRGEFFVLLGPSGSGKSTLLNILGGLDVPTSGSVFFFDHDLSAAGERALTRFRREHVGFIFQFYNLIPSLTARENVSLVTEIAEHPMDPSEALKLVGLESRMDHFPSQLSGGEQQRVAIARAIAKAPDVLLCDEPTGALDVETGKVVLRALAQVNEELGTTTAVITHNAAIAGMADRVIRMHSGSIASEHRNTRKVAPDEVEW, from the coding sequence ATGGAAGAGCCGCAGAAACCGGAGAGCCCGAGCGAGGCCGTGCTGCGCGCGCGTGGACTGAGCAAGGTCTATCGCATGGGGGACGTCGACGTCGTCGCTCTCCGCTCCTTGGACCTCGACCTGTACCGGGGCGAGTTCTTCGTGCTCCTCGGTCCCTCGGGAAGCGGCAAGTCTACGCTCTTGAACATTCTCGGGGGCCTCGACGTCCCTACCAGTGGCTCGGTATTCTTCTTCGATCATGACCTCAGCGCGGCGGGAGAGCGCGCGCTCACTCGATTCCGGCGCGAGCACGTCGGTTTCATCTTCCAGTTCTACAACCTGATCCCGAGCCTGACGGCGCGCGAGAACGTGTCGCTGGTGACGGAGATCGCCGAGCATCCGATGGACCCCTCGGAGGCGCTGAAGCTCGTGGGCCTCGAGTCCCGCATGGATCACTTTCCCTCCCAGCTCTCGGGAGGAGAGCAACAGCGGGTCGCCATCGCCCGCGCCATCGCCAAGGCACCCGACGTTCTGCTCTGCGACGAGCCGACCGGCGCGCTCGACGTCGAGACGGGAAAGGTCGTTCTCCGCGCTCTGGCTCAGGTGAACGAGGAGCTCGGCACCACCACCGCCGTCATCACTCACAACGCCGCCATCGCCGGAATGGCGGACCGCGTCATCCGGATGCACAGCGGGAGCATCGCCAGCGAGCATCGCAACACCCGTAAAGTCGCTCCCGACGAGGTGGAATGGTAG